Proteins encoded by one window of Actinomycetota bacterium:
- the ctaD gene encoding cytochrome c oxidase subunit I, whose amino-acid sequence MATTELPRPALPEAHHEEPGGIVDYLTTVDHKKIGILYIFTAFGIFLAGGVLALVVRWELAQPGLQAMGENTYNQVFTMHGTLMIFLFAAQVSTGLANYLIPLQIGAADVAFPRANAMSYWLYLFGSLIVFSSFFVAGGPAAVAWTAYPPLSTEYFQGTGMDLWIIGLSVVGIAGILGAVNLVTTIFRMRMPGMTMFRLPLFCWGVLVNQLLILFAFPPLTVAFVLLFMERNFGARFFDVAAGGNQVLYQHVFWFFGHPEVYIIILPIFGIISEVIPVFSRKPLFGYRAMVFAFFGIAALSFGVWAHHMFTTGVVYLPYFSIMSLLIAVPTGIKVFNWIGTMWRGSITFSTAMLMALGFILVFVNGGITGVMIASPPIDFAVNDTYFIVSHFHYIMVGGLLFGMFAGFYFWFPKFTGKLLSERLGRWQFWLFLVGFNLTFFPQYLVGLDGMPRRIADYQIERWTSANLASTVGAFLTGVSVLLFLWNFVVSMRRGAPAGDDPWEGNSLEWVTTSPPPHHNFHELPEVHSERPAFDRRHPPSFPGEGADTDPERDPDRG is encoded by the coding sequence ATGGCGACCACCGAGCTTCCCCGGCCGGCGCTGCCCGAGGCCCACCACGAGGAGCCGGGCGGCATCGTCGACTACCTGACCACCGTCGACCACAAGAAGATCGGCATCCTCTACATCTTCACCGCCTTCGGGATCTTCCTGGCCGGCGGGGTGCTGGCCCTGGTCGTCCGCTGGGAGCTGGCCCAGCCAGGGCTCCAGGCCATGGGCGAGAACACCTACAACCAGGTGTTCACCATGCACGGCACCCTGATGATCTTCCTGTTCGCCGCCCAGGTGTCCACCGGGCTGGCCAACTACCTGATCCCGCTGCAGATCGGCGCCGCCGACGTCGCCTTCCCCCGGGCCAACGCCATGTCCTACTGGCTGTACCTGTTCGGCAGCCTGATCGTGTTCTCCAGCTTCTTCGTGGCCGGCGGCCCGGCCGCCGTCGCCTGGACCGCCTACCCGCCCCTGTCGACCGAGTACTTCCAGGGCACCGGGATGGACCTGTGGATCATCGGGCTGTCGGTGGTCGGCATCGCCGGCATCCTGGGCGCGGTCAACCTGGTCACCACCATCTTCCGGATGCGCATGCCGGGCATGACCATGTTCCGGCTGCCGCTGTTCTGCTGGGGGGTGCTGGTCAACCAGCTGCTGATCCTGTTCGCCTTCCCGCCCCTGACGGTGGCGTTCGTGCTGCTGTTCATGGAACGCAACTTCGGGGCCAGGTTCTTCGACGTCGCCGCGGGCGGTAACCAGGTCCTCTACCAGCACGTGTTCTGGTTCTTCGGCCACCCCGAGGTGTACATCATCATCCTGCCCATCTTCGGGATCATCAGCGAGGTCATCCCCGTCTTCTCCCGCAAGCCGCTGTTCGGCTACCGGGCCATGGTGTTCGCCTTCTTCGGCATCGCCGCCCTGTCGTTCGGGGTGTGGGCCCACCACATGTTCACCACCGGCGTCGTCTACCTGCCCTACTTCTCGATCATGTCGCTGCTGATCGCGGTGCCCACCGGGATCAAGGTGTTCAACTGGATCGGCACCATGTGGCGGGGGTCGATCACCTTCTCGACGGCGATGCTGATGGCGCTGGGGTTCATCCTGGTGTTCGTGAACGGCGGCATCACCGGGGTGATGATCGCCTCGCCGCCGATCGACTTCGCCGTCAACGACACCTACTTCATCGTCTCCCACTTCCACTACATCATGGTCGGCGGGCTGCTGTTCGGGATGTTCGCCGGCTTCTACTTCTGGTTCCCCAAGTTCACCGGCAAGCTGCTGTCGGAGCGGCTGGGCCGCTGGCAGTTCTGGCTCTTCCTGGTCGGCTTCAACCTCACCTTCTTCCCCCAGTACCTGGTCGGCCTGGACGGCATGCCGCGGCGCATCGCCGACTACCAGATCGAGCGCTGGACCTCGGCCAACCTGGCCTCGACCGTGGGGGCGTTCCTGACCGGGGTGTCGGTGCTGCTGTTCCTCTGGAACTTCGTGGTGTCGATGAGGCGCGGCGCCCCGGCCGGCGACGACCCGTGGGAGGGCAACAGCCTGGAGTGGGTGACCACCTCCCCACCGCCCCACCACAACTTCCACGAGCTGCCCGAGGTCCACTCGGAGCGGCCGGCGTTCGACCGCCGCCACCCGCCGTCGTTCCCTGGCGAAGGCGCCGACACCGACCCCGAGCGCGACCCGGATCGGGGCTGA